The following DNA comes from Centroberyx gerrardi isolate f3 chromosome 4, fCenGer3.hap1.cur.20231027, whole genome shotgun sequence.
GCGGCTCCTCTTTATGTTCGTCTTTATTTTCCTCCTCAGAGCCGCCGGACGCCGCCGGGCGCCGCGGTGCGAGTGACATCACGGCCTTTCAGAGTCTCTTTCCTGGCAGCGACTACAGCAGAAACTGCACAACAGTGTTATTTTTACTAAATCAcaagcttggaattataaggttccatCTGACGTTtttatcaaaattgagttatctgCATATTCATGATCGTTGAGTGTTGCTTTACGCTTtcatggttttattttttttttactaaagaAGCTTTtagggttaaatatttaaaaagatagaaagtaaaCAGTCAAATGTTTGATGTACCTCAGATCTGCAGATAGAAACTTGTAACTCCAAACTCATGAAATGTTGCTGCAGCGCTGTAGTTTCTGaaccagcagccaatcacaagtcctcagagatatattgagggggggggaggggggggctgtggcTTCACTAATCACTGATAGTGGCTTTAGTTGTAAATGATGCAAAAAGAAAatggtttctactggtttctattGTCCACAGAAACACCAGATATCACTGAAACAGCTTCCAGGGTTTGTGAAATGCAAATTTTTCTGCTGGAAAATGATCCGCTACAGTCTGACCCGGGTCCAGACCGGTCCAGACCGGTCCAGACCGGTTCAGACCGGTTTAGACCGGTCCAGACCGGTTCAGACCGGTTCAGACGGATTCCTAACAGAtctggaaaagtctggaaaagccTGGAGAGTACATTTAACTATTTAAAGGTATTTTTAAAGGTCTTAAAAGGTTTTGGAGTTGCACAAAAAGTGTTGAAGTGTGCGGACTGAATTTTGCTCCAATACACATGACACCATGTTCTGTGTAGCTGTAGATGATGTCATCTGTCGTTGTGATTGTTCCTGTGGTGAAGAATAATGTTCAGCTGTGGAGTGAAACGGTCCAGGTGACGTCAAATCCCCCAACACATCAGCATCGCTCTGAACACTGATCAGAGTCTTCAAATCAATAAACCAATAAAGAAGTGTGGGAACTGCAGCAGAGTGGAGTCTGTCCAGCTCTgatgaaaacccacatgtgaattcaaagcatgttcacatatgaaaaaaCTTCACGtgataatttaatttcaaaggtgaagtgttttttttccacgtgaacatttttttttccacatgtacAGAGATAAGTCATATGtggaaatgtcattttcacatgggaaatgggaaaattcacatgtgctttgaattcacacgTGACTTCAGTGCGGGACcgggaccaggaccaggaccggGTGTGTTGCTGTGGTTTAATGTGAACAGCAGACAATCCACATCATCCTCCGTCTCTTTCGGTGTGAATGTTTCGTCTTGAACAGTTTTACCTGTGAATCAGAGTGTTGCGTCGCCTCGGATCGGTCCCGTGCGGCTTTCTGCCGTTTAACCGTCCGGTCAGTTCGTGTCAGTGGAGTCAAAAGGCCAAAACAAATGGACAAAATATATGAAGTATATTTATATCGTCTCACTGTGCACCTGTTTTGCTCAGGTGTGTTCTAAGTGTCGGAattaaagtgtttttaaagCAGCGGCGGCTTCTGGTCTTTATTTCTCTCCGTTTGTTCAGAGTGGAGGAGTGACGTCACTTCTCTGACCGCACATCACTAACTGCGGACGGTTTCTCGGATCCTCCAGAAGGAAGGTGGAGTTTATTTTCACGAtgcgaaaaaaaaaagggggaaaaaattagtgagagaaaaaatgagaagagaaaagaaattcAACCCGCAGGGAGACAGAAACCAAAAGAGAAATAAGAAATCACTCTGCATTTTCTCTTTCCgtttttgcagatttttttttaacttggcCCATCCTGTGCTGCCgattaataatagtaataataataataacaataattgtattgtatgtagTATAGCactttactaaaaaaaaaaaaaacaatgcttacaaagtgctttacatacaaaaagaatgaagatgatgaaaaagtaccacaattaaataCAATAGTTAGATAAAATATGGAACatgaaaacaagaagaaaagaaaaaagacaaaaaacaaatgataaagaGCTGCATTAAGCTCAGTAACCCGTTTCTGTTAAGAGAGAGCAGCAATAAAAATAACAGTGATAGCCATATTTAAAGCATATttataatcaaatattgttgtAATATTTTAAGAATTCAAAATCACTCCTGGCTCCTCCAACAAATCTACCAGGCCTCcgctggatttatttttttattttggtttatttgcAGTCAGATGTCTAAATGTTGAAGTTTTTCATGTCGGTAAAAGCATCCAGCATTTATCCTGAAATATAGAATCATttattgaaatattgaataatCACAAATAATCCTCGGTCATTTTAAAGCTGCGgctcctctgtgtctccagaTCTTTCTGCTGCTCAGCAGAGCGTCCAGActgatctggagtcagtttACTGACGAGCCTGCTGTCTCCTCATtatatcatttcatttttatttatttacttatgttattttattttattttattttaatctattTTAAGCTATTTTaagctattctattctattctattctattctattctatttgattctgtttattttattgggTGGGGTCCAATAATAATCccatacaatttttttttttgtttttttttgttttgttttgtatttaggattttattttttattttattttatttttttgtaaacaacAGGATGCACTTATAACGGACAGGCTGCTCGTTATTACGTCGCTTTATTGATATTATATGATAATTATAATTACATGAAACAAAAGAGTGAACGGATTTTTTGGTTAAAAAATATTGCTATTTGCTCCATAAAGCTAttatcatgatgatgattattattatttgtattgttgttattattgttgttattattattattattagtagtattattattattactactattaggCCCTATTTTTACCAGGctattatttttactattattactattattattacaattagCCTACTATTaggatattattattgttaatataaTCATTATCTTTTACTAGTAATGTGTTTTCAATAGAATAAAAATCGGGTATTGAATAtcgcaaaaacaaaacaaagcacagccCAAAAACTGATTAAAGGCAGATGATTATTGGCTCAttattaatgataatgataatgaataataaataaagcagCGGAGTTTCTTTCCTCCGCGGTGATTCATCGCTCTGAGGATTAACGTGATGTCGCGTGAGTTAAAGAGACTTTAAGTGTCAGTCAAGTGACGTGAAAGACGTTTCCATCTCAATGTAAATCCTTATCGaagggtgtgtgagtgtgtgtgtgtgtgtgtgggtgtgggtgtgtaggtgggtgagaatgggggggggggggagggggggtgttatGTTTCTATTGATATGTTTCTACCAGGCAACCTactgaaaaataccaaaatatagataataataatagtaaagggATAATTATAGTaagataataatatataataatagaGAGATGATAATAAcagataatagtaataattttGTGTTAAcgggaatatttgttccatattgtctcagtgacctctgacctctgtagTAGCCTACTGGTTGTTTTGAATGTCTCAggtaaatgcctaaaataataaaaattattattattgttattattactatataaAAACAGTTATAATATTCGTTCACTCTTTTTATTCATCAGAcacttctgtcttttttctgcTAGTTGCATTAAAACTGAAAAACCGAAACAtccaattttcatttttcagtatAGCGTTTATTGCTTTATTTGGTCTTCAATTATAGGCTATATACCTgtagtaataatattaataataataataagaagaagaagaatacttTATAGGCATTAATTGACGCTCTTATCCGGAGAAAAATAAGCTCCAATTCACCACCAAATATTTtctaagtacattttactgttgtttttttactgtattttactgttttactgttttactgttttactgtgtttttgttttactgtgtttttactgtcagCTTCTCGCTGCTTCAGTTCTGCAGCCGCCAGTTTTATTTCTGCAGCATCTGTTCAAAAGCTGAGCATCAAACCGTTCAGCCTGCTGCCAACATGCAGACTGAccggaaaacacacacacacacacacacacacacacacacacacacacacacacacacacacacacacactgctctgatGGGGAAATAATTTCCTATGATCAAGTTATTGGCTTTTTTACAGTCTAGTTTAATTGAGTCATCAGGAGTTTCCGTCCCTCTGCCGGCTGAAGACTGATGGAAACCTGAAACAGACTGAGACCCAGTTTCTGTCCAAGTTCACATATAGTTGGTATAAGGCAGGGCGCGCGCTTTTATTTAGCTGCACAGTTCCCTGTCCTGGTTCTGTGTCTGGAGCCTTTCTGCAGAGTGTGAAGTGTGTAAACTGGGACAAAAGTCTAACCGAGGCTTCATGGAAACTGGTTTATTCTGCGGCTGCTTTGGCGTCTAATGTTGTGCGTAAAAGAAAAGGCATTTGGATCAAAGTTGTTGATCCAGCCTGAAACCCGGGCAGGGAGCGGCGACTTCAGGTCCATTTTCTATTCAAGTTCATCCATTTTCTATGTAAGTTCACCTATAGCAGCCACATGGCAGCGGAGCAGctttgtgttcatctttgaacCGTGCGTAAAACGGCGCGCGGTTTGGAGCCGAGGCGAGGCGCAGGAAAAGATGCGTCCAAATCTGATCTAAACTCTGACAGTCTGACCTCGCTGCGCGTCTGGCGTGTTGCGATTTAAAATGATGTCACACGAAGCCACAAGGGGACCTGGGATTTACCAAATACCTTCCAGTTGAACAGGAGTCCTGCTACTAAAGgacaacctcctcctcctccagcggCGACAAGTGGAGAATTGACGGAGGAGAATTGAGCAAATTAtctactttcctctccttcctggaCGGTAACGATCGGCGAGGTCTCGGCTCTCCACACGCCTTATCGAGCCGTCCTGATTGTCCGCAATCAGCGCCAAGCGGGGGACAGTGAGGGGGGTTTCCCCGTCAGATGATGTCCTTTCCAGCGGGCCGGTGAGGAGCAGCACCGACCCCGGCTCTCCAGCAGGTTGTCGCCGCGGTTTGCGGAGGTGATGGACGGTCCTCTCCGCCGCCCAGCGGGGATCCTCGGCTCCCCCCCGGCTTCAGGGAGCCAGCCTGCGGGCTCCGACATGATCACCTCCAGCAAGCCTCTCGCTTTCtccatcgaccggattatgGCCAGGACGCCTGAACCAAAGTCGATACCGCTCCCCAGCTGGTTCCAGCCCGCTCCCGTGGGGAAACCCGACATGTGTCCGTCCTCCCTGCATTGCATGATCCCGCTGGTGCCGCTCGGGTACGAGCCGGGCCACCGGCTCAACATCACCGGACTGGACCCCAACCATTTCGACGCGTCTTCTCACACTCCCACCGACTTTCTGGGCTTTGGCTTGAACTATAAGAACCAGCAGGAAGACGCGAACCAACCCGCCGGCCAGTACAAACTCTTCCGGCCCCGGGTGGTGAACCAGTCGTCCTTCCCGACCATGGGGGCGGTTTGCTACCTGAACTGCGGGGAGAGCGGCTGTCCTCCCCCGGCCGGCCTGGTCAACCTGCACCCCATGGCCTCCTACCTCCTCACCGCCCGGCACAAAGCCTTCCTGGCGGAGAAGAGCAAGCCGGGCCAGGCGGGGGAGCGCTACCCGTCCGGCGTGGCCTTCAAGGAGCTTTCGCAGAGCCAGATCCAGCACTACATGAAGGAGCGGGACCAGATCCTGTCCGACAAGATCTTCAAGGGCTCCGCGGCCCGGATGAGCGGCTCCTGTCCGGGCAACAAACCCAAAGTTTTCACCTGCGAGGTTTGTGGGAAGGTGAGACTGATGCTTTtggttttattgcttttaaCTGATGCATTTTTACTCGTTTTCATTAGAGGTGTCGATTTACTAACTGTGTTCATATTATTTACAGCAACACTTCCAAACCCAGACTGACTAGAAATTATTATTtagtcagtgtgataaattataaATGATTCGACATAAaacaccaaactatcagctcgGAGGAACTTTAGTCCTGATGCTCAGCTTGTGaattttgtaatttcttttctttttcttgttttttttcttccaaataaatttcttgtcactttttttttatcttcacgCTCCACTTTAAAGATAAAGACTGCCAGATTAATAAAGCTGGACTCATTAAGGCTCACTGAGAATTTCACATATTTACAAGTGTTGAATgatgttgagttttttttctcatcagttttttaatggttttattgtatttcatatAAGTAGGTAtacaatttttaataataataatgaaaaacaaagctgtagaCTATAATTTTAGTCATTGTTaacgtatttatttattttaacaaaataactcAACAttcaacagtctgtaaataatggGTGTAGCcaccttttatttttcatatttaataatatagtgagtattaataatgtTAAATGTATGACTACTTTTGAGACACCCGGTGTTTTCCTGTCAAGATGTTTAATAGTTTTAATATAGGCTTTAGATTTTCCTGCCCAGGTGTTTAATAGcttttgaatattta
Coding sequences within:
- the fezf1 gene encoding fez family zinc finger protein 1; translation: MITSSKPLAFSIDRIMARTPEPKSIPLPSWFQPAPVGKPDMCPSSLHCMIPLVPLGYEPGHRLNITGLDPNHFDASSHTPTDFLGFGLNYKNQQEDANQPAGQYKLFRPRVVNQSSFPTMGAVCYLNCGESGCPPPAGLVNLHPMASYLLTARHKAFLAEKSKPGQAGERYPSGVAFKELSQSQIQHYMKERDQILSDKIFKGSAARMSGSCPGNKPKVFTCEVCGKVFNAHYNLTRHMPVHTGARPFVCKVCGKGFRQASTLCRHKIIHTQEKPHKCNQCGKAFNRSSTLNTHTRIHAGYKPFVCEFCGKGFHQKGNYKNHKLTHSGEKQFKCSICSKAFHQVYNLTFHMHTHNDKKPFTCPTCGKGFCRNFDLKKHIRKLHDLSGPQSPLRPDAN